A section of the Polyangium spumosum genome encodes:
- a CDS encoding ATP-dependent Clp protease proteolytic subunit, whose product MIRRVETRKQAMEFLERDHDAVERDRASGLTTLREQGYVLPTVTEVTHRGEREWNIFSRLLKDRIVFIGTEIDDFVANAVIAQFLFLESEDPDKDIQVYINSPGGIVTSGLAMYDTMQYVRCPVSTMCIGQAASMGAVLLAAGHKGRRYALPHARMMIHQPLGGARGQATDIEIQAREIKKMKETLIDILADATSKNREELAKDIERDFYLSAPQAKEYGLIDEVLPKRIKGTPQAL is encoded by the coding sequence ATGATCCGACGAGTCGAGACACGTAAGCAGGCGATGGAGTTTCTCGAGCGGGACCACGATGCCGTGGAACGCGACCGGGCGTCGGGCCTCACCACGCTTCGGGAGCAGGGCTACGTCCTGCCCACGGTCACGGAGGTGACCCACCGCGGCGAGCGCGAGTGGAACATCTTCAGCCGCTTGCTGAAGGACCGGATCGTCTTCATCGGGACCGAGATCGACGACTTCGTGGCGAACGCCGTCATCGCGCAGTTCCTCTTCCTCGAGAGCGAGGATCCGGACAAGGACATCCAGGTCTACATCAACAGCCCTGGCGGCATCGTGACGAGCGGCCTCGCGATGTACGACACGATGCAGTACGTCCGTTGCCCGGTGTCGACGATGTGCATCGGCCAGGCGGCGTCGATGGGCGCGGTGCTTCTCGCGGCGGGCCACAAGGGCCGTCGTTACGCGCTGCCGCACGCGCGCATGATGATCCATCAGCCCCTCGGCGGCGCGCGTGGCCAGGCGACGGACATCGAGATTCAGGCGCGCGAGATCAAGAAGATGAAAGAGACCTTGATCGACATCCTCGCCGACGCGACGAGCAAGAATCGCGAGGAGCTCGCCAAGGACATCGAGCGCGACTTCTACCTCAGCGCGCCGCAGGCCAAGGAGTACGGCCTGATCGACGAGGTGCTGCCGAAGCGCATCAAGGGCACGCCCCAGGCGCTGTGA
- the tig gene encoding trigger factor, producing the protein MQVTVEKLSPVLVELKVEIPAEQVRTEVDKAYANLQRSARVRGFRQGKAPRHVLAHLYSGSIHADVARRLVDTTLNRALASQQVQPLSQPDIAPVELRPEESFSYKARFEVRPDIAEVKWEGFEVTRPKTEVTADMIDAEVARLRREHATLSAPEPERPAKAGDLARIAFTLDVDGKVREDKPQEIETEIGSGQVFKEIEDVLTGMNVGETKDATVEFSERHTNEVLRGKTGTFHVTLKEVRERNFPEVDDEFAKDVGHENLEAMRAALSAKIEKELKQKATDSVAEKLVFELCKANPIPVPPSLVEQQAQLTERELVTAARRQGQRLEMTPELRARVHADAETKVRAGLIMAEIAKAKTVQVTPQDIEKGYEELAEQTGKNVAKVKAEYRDPKKQEMLIGMILEDKILDLIEAASKITEA; encoded by the coding sequence ATGCAAGTCACCGTCGAAAAGCTTTCTCCGGTCCTCGTCGAGCTCAAGGTCGAGATCCCTGCCGAGCAGGTCCGCACCGAGGTGGACAAGGCCTACGCCAACCTCCAGCGCTCCGCTCGCGTCAGGGGTTTCCGCCAGGGTAAGGCGCCGCGCCACGTGCTCGCCCATCTTTATTCGGGCAGCATCCACGCGGACGTCGCTCGCCGTCTGGTCGACACCACGCTGAACCGCGCCCTCGCGTCGCAGCAGGTCCAGCCCCTCTCGCAGCCCGACATCGCCCCCGTCGAGCTCCGCCCGGAGGAGTCGTTCTCCTACAAGGCGCGCTTCGAGGTTCGCCCCGACATCGCCGAGGTGAAGTGGGAGGGCTTCGAGGTCACGCGGCCGAAGACCGAGGTCACGGCCGACATGATCGACGCCGAGGTGGCGCGCCTCCGCCGCGAGCACGCGACGCTCTCGGCGCCCGAGCCCGAGCGTCCGGCGAAGGCCGGCGACCTCGCGCGTATCGCCTTCACCCTCGACGTCGACGGCAAGGTCCGTGAGGACAAGCCGCAGGAGATCGAGACCGAGATCGGCAGCGGCCAGGTCTTCAAGGAGATCGAGGACGTCCTCACCGGCATGAACGTCGGCGAGACCAAGGACGCCACGGTCGAGTTCTCCGAGCGCCACACGAACGAGGTGCTGCGCGGCAAGACGGGCACGTTCCACGTCACGCTGAAGGAGGTCCGCGAGCGGAACTTCCCCGAGGTCGACGACGAGTTCGCGAAGGACGTGGGCCACGAGAACCTCGAGGCCATGCGCGCCGCGCTCTCGGCGAAGATCGAGAAGGAGCTCAAGCAGAAGGCGACGGACTCCGTCGCGGAGAAGCTCGTCTTCGAGCTCTGCAAGGCGAACCCGATCCCGGTGCCTCCGTCGCTCGTCGAGCAGCAGGCGCAGCTCACGGAGCGTGAGCTCGTCACGGCTGCGCGCCGCCAGGGCCAGCGCCTCGAGATGACGCCCGAGCTCCGCGCCCGCGTGCACGCCGACGCCGAGACCAAGGTCCGCGCGGGCCTGATCATGGCCGAGATCGCGAAGGCGAAGACCGTGCAGGTCACGCCGCAGGACATCGAGAAGGGTTACGAGGAGCTCGCCGAGCAGACGGGCAAGAACGTCGCCAAGGTCAAGGCCGAGTATCGTGATCCGAAGAAGCAGGAGATGCTGATCGGCATGATCCTGGAGGACAAGATCCTCGACCTCATCGAGGCGGCCTCGAAGATCACGGAAGCCTGA
- a CDS encoding transcriptional regulator, producing MPLPKSFQNFAEFEREIIRAGTRVNLSLEDIVEDTSFEEEIELDQDDDPFASMRDF from the coding sequence ATGCCGCTGCCGAAGAGCTTCCAGAACTTCGCCGAGTTCGAGCGCGAGATCATCCGCGCGGGCACCCGCGTCAACCTGAGCCTCGAGGACATCGTCGAGGACACCTCCTTCGAGGAGGAGATCGAGCTCGACCAGGACGACGATCCCTTCGCTTCCATGCGCGACTTCTGA
- a CDS encoding ParA family protein produces the protein MAPSPLIYAVANQKGGVGKTTTSVNLAASLAAAEKRTLLVDCDPQGNASSGVGVRRPNIERSLYDVLIGRSTLRETVISTSVPRLDVVPATQDLVAAEIELVDAPDRATKLRDAIRPHASDYEYVILDCPPSLGLLTLNALVAAHRVLVPLQCEYYALEGLTYLMATIDRVKGAFNPELGVEGIVLTMYDGRTSLTHQVADEVKGHFKVFDSIIPRNVKLSEAPSHGKPVLLYDISSKGAQGYLSLAREILEVNRPKGKAARPRP, from the coding sequence ATGGCCCCTTCGCCCCTCATCTATGCCGTCGCCAACCAGAAGGGCGGCGTCGGCAAAACGACGACCTCGGTGAACCTGGCCGCGAGCCTCGCCGCCGCGGAGAAGCGGACGCTGCTCGTCGACTGCGATCCGCAAGGCAACGCCTCGAGCGGGGTCGGCGTGCGCCGGCCCAACATCGAGCGCTCGCTCTACGACGTGCTCATCGGCCGCTCGACCCTGCGCGAGACGGTGATCTCGACGTCGGTGCCCAGGCTCGACGTGGTGCCGGCGACGCAGGACCTCGTGGCCGCAGAGATCGAGCTCGTCGACGCGCCCGACCGCGCGACGAAGCTGCGTGACGCGATCCGGCCACACGCATCGGACTACGAGTACGTGATCCTCGACTGCCCGCCGAGCCTGGGGCTGCTCACGCTGAACGCGCTCGTGGCCGCGCACCGGGTGCTCGTGCCGCTGCAGTGCGAGTACTACGCGCTGGAGGGGCTGACGTACCTGATGGCGACGATCGACCGCGTGAAGGGCGCCTTCAACCCGGAGCTCGGCGTCGAGGGGATCGTGCTGACGATGTACGACGGGAGGACCTCGCTGACGCACCAGGTCGCCGACGAGGTGAAGGGTCACTTCAAGGTCTTCGACTCGATCATCCCGCGCAACGTGAAGCTCTCCGAGGCGCCGTCGCACGGCAAGCCCGTGCTGCTCTACGACATCTCCTCGAAGGGCGCGCAGGGTTACCTGAGCCTGGCGCGCGAGATCCTCGAGGTGAACCGGCCGAAAGGCAAAGCCGCGAGGCCGAGGCCATGA
- a CDS encoding ParB/RepB/Spo0J family partition protein: MSTDPKNAPRRALGRGLDALLPAAAPPSPSGASYGDKSVFTCPIERIGPQPGQPRQHFDDEALEELAASIREHGILEPIVVRRAQAGADKYEIIAGERRWRAAQRAGLKDVLVVVKDVSPKDAFELALVENVQREDLNPIELAEAFDRLLREHGYTQESLAERVGKNRTTVTNSLRLLKLPARVRSMVIGGDLSEGHARALLGAPDDKAMEEIADKAVRGRLPVRKVEELVRSTRGPKDGGGKGPKAEGPAAKSPGLKDLEARLMRKLGAKVEVRDKDGKGEIVVAYGSLDELDRILAQLGA; encoded by the coding sequence ATGAGCACGGACCCGAAGAACGCGCCGCGCCGCGCCCTCGGCCGCGGGCTCGACGCGCTCCTGCCCGCCGCCGCGCCCCCGTCGCCGTCCGGCGCGTCGTACGGCGACAAGAGCGTGTTCACCTGTCCGATCGAGCGCATCGGCCCGCAGCCGGGTCAGCCGCGGCAGCACTTCGACGACGAGGCGCTCGAGGAGCTCGCCGCGTCGATCCGCGAGCACGGGATCCTCGAGCCGATCGTGGTCCGCCGCGCGCAGGCGGGCGCCGACAAGTACGAGATCATCGCCGGCGAGCGGAGGTGGCGCGCGGCGCAACGCGCGGGCCTGAAGGACGTGCTCGTCGTGGTGAAGGACGTCTCGCCGAAGGACGCGTTCGAGCTCGCGCTCGTGGAGAACGTGCAGCGCGAGGACCTGAACCCCATCGAGCTCGCCGAGGCCTTCGACCGGCTCTTGCGGGAGCACGGCTACACGCAGGAGTCGCTCGCGGAGCGCGTGGGCAAGAACCGCACGACGGTGACGAACAGCCTGCGGCTCCTGAAGCTGCCGGCGCGTGTACGGTCGATGGTGATCGGCGGCGATCTCAGCGAGGGCCACGCGCGCGCGTTGCTCGGCGCGCCGGACGACAAGGCGATGGAGGAGATCGCCGACAAGGCGGTGCGCGGTCGGCTGCCGGTGCGCAAGGTCGAGGAGCTCGTGCGGAGCACGCGCGGCCCGAAGGACGGCGGCGGCAAGGGTCCGAAGGCCGAGGGGCCCGCGGCGAAGTCGCCGGGGCTCAAGGACCTCGAGGCGCGGCTCATGCGCAAGCTCGGCGCGAAGGTCGAGGTGCGCGACAAGGACGGCAAGGGCGAGATCGTGGTCGCCTACGGCTCGCTCGACGAGCTCGATCGGATCCTCGCGCAGCTCGGCGCGTGA
- a CDS encoding tetratricopeptide repeat protein: protein MRALLPCITALVLAACGSTPPPKDPDLVADPPLGGTEGMTGGAAQTDFQRAVAFIEKEQYAAGKVHLKRALEASPDNAEAHAYMGLVLEKENDLAGAEKSYLAALERKPGLAAAAQNLAAIYLSTSPPRTDDAIKHLRAALEKTPGDVGMLRNLGYALGLKGDVEGASKAYETAITKGDSVEVRFEYAAMLAEAKQHEKAVPHLKKVLEGTKDDPAMLVTVGRMLGYGKAFGDCVAAFDRALELEAKDPEWFVRRGTCKHELGDEAGALADYQESTKVKPDYAAGYYYMGLAQLALKKPQSAEFSMGKAAEFGKDTPIGKAAKDKLRELKSTNKR, encoded by the coding sequence ATGAGAGCTCTCCTCCCTTGCATCACGGCGCTCGTGCTCGCCGCGTGTGGCAGCACGCCGCCCCCGAAGGATCCCGACCTCGTCGCCGATCCGCCGCTCGGCGGCACGGAAGGCATGACCGGGGGCGCCGCGCAGACCGACTTCCAGCGCGCCGTCGCGTTCATCGAGAAGGAGCAATACGCGGCCGGAAAGGTCCACCTGAAGCGCGCGCTCGAGGCGTCGCCGGACAACGCCGAGGCGCACGCGTACATGGGCCTCGTGCTGGAGAAGGAGAACGACCTCGCCGGCGCCGAGAAGTCCTACCTCGCCGCGCTCGAGCGCAAGCCGGGCCTCGCCGCCGCCGCGCAGAACCTCGCGGCGATCTACCTCTCGACGAGCCCTCCGCGCACCGACGACGCCATCAAGCACCTGCGCGCGGCGCTCGAGAAGACGCCCGGCGACGTCGGCATGCTGCGGAACCTCGGTTATGCGCTCGGCCTGAAGGGCGACGTCGAGGGCGCGTCGAAGGCCTACGAGACGGCCATCACGAAGGGCGACTCGGTCGAGGTGCGCTTCGAGTACGCCGCGATGCTCGCGGAGGCGAAGCAACACGAGAAGGCCGTGCCGCACCTGAAGAAGGTCCTCGAAGGCACGAAGGACGACCCCGCGATGCTCGTGACGGTCGGCCGCATGCTCGGCTACGGCAAGGCGTTCGGCGACTGCGTGGCCGCGTTCGACCGCGCGCTCGAGCTCGAAGCCAAAGATCCCGAGTGGTTCGTCCGTCGCGGCACCTGCAAGCACGAGCTCGGCGACGAGGCGGGCGCGCTCGCGGACTACCAGGAGTCCACCAAGGTGAAGCCCGACTATGCCGCGGGCTACTACTACATGGGCCTCGCGCAGCTCGCGCTGAAGAAGCCGCAGAGCGCGGAGTTTTCCATGGGCAAGGCCGCGGAGTTCGGCAAGGACACGCCGATCGGCAAGGCCGCGAAGGACAAACTCCGCGAGCTCAAGTCGACGAACAAGCGCTGA
- the glnD gene encoding [protein-PII] uridylyltransferase produces MTTEVKDPTGALVDLRREWSARRAELEALVPSQSRPAPLDGCGLALGRRHARLCDDLLARLFELLRSEAREGRLRLPGGELLPKEVAEAFEEVALGGVGGYGRGALALGSDLDVRLLARDLGAAAAVAEALLYPLWDMGVPIGHQVGKVEALVEAARADLPTATSLLDYRHITGNRALSDELKTRCDAGLFAHAELPRFLAQLEDEVRVRHARFGGSVYLLEPDVKNGAGGLRDLDIAGWAGKARFGVHELDDLVRVGALLQRESADIAAARELLFRIRNLLHAHAGRRSDRLTFDEQESIASLLGYGEGGEAVEKMMSAYYRSARIISSARETMLSRAAPLLGKKKPREEDLGGGVRMFDGCVTMSELELVTKEPALALRMLSAAVERRAPLLPWARDAIARAAADPSWTESLRESPEAARLFCALVSTTEETRLKRGSTLAEMHDLGLLLAMIPEFLPVVGRVHHDVYHVYTVDVHSVAAVDRLAALVRGELTAEHPLACRLAAEATRKTMLFFATLLHDVGKAIGGKDHSVRGADMADVILKRLGFPPEDVAAACHLVRQHLVMYHVATRRDLDDPATIEEFLRVIPDRDSLSELYLLTVADLSTTSPTSMTSWKARMLDELYLAADRALAGNPGEDERLARAQSAVLEAARALLVSSEEERAAREAFVPTYLASMPERYLLSNAPAAIASHAELARKHGGRTVSVALVPSRHPQAAEICVIASDRPGLLASITAALAASRLEVHAAQIHSRHLPDGTVEAVDLFWVRDRAEGVEGVARALPGLVRDLDAVLEGHTTTAELASKRGKSALPGRATPRVRTQVSIDDRASPRHTVIEVMTRDRPGLLHAISDALYRLGLSIAVAKINTEGMRAADVFYVSEADGAKVAPGKRAAEVRQRIESVLESLEQEGNSGPCSSYPPPRAER; encoded by the coding sequence CGCGCTCGTGGATCTTCGCCGCGAATGGTCCGCGCGACGCGCCGAGCTCGAGGCGCTCGTGCCCTCGCAGAGCAGGCCCGCGCCGCTCGACGGGTGCGGGCTCGCGCTCGGGAGGCGGCACGCGCGCCTCTGCGACGACCTGCTCGCGCGGCTCTTCGAGCTCCTGCGGAGCGAGGCGCGCGAGGGGCGCCTGCGTTTGCCCGGCGGCGAGCTCTTGCCGAAGGAGGTCGCCGAGGCGTTCGAGGAGGTCGCGCTCGGCGGCGTCGGTGGATACGGGCGCGGCGCGCTCGCGCTCGGCAGCGACCTCGACGTGCGCCTGCTCGCGCGGGACCTCGGCGCGGCCGCGGCCGTGGCCGAGGCGCTGCTCTACCCGCTCTGGGACATGGGCGTCCCGATCGGCCATCAGGTCGGCAAGGTCGAGGCGCTCGTGGAGGCGGCCCGCGCGGACCTGCCGACGGCGACGAGCCTGCTCGACTACCGGCACATCACGGGCAACCGCGCGCTCTCGGACGAGCTGAAGACGCGGTGCGACGCGGGCCTCTTCGCGCACGCGGAGCTGCCTCGGTTCCTCGCGCAGCTCGAGGACGAGGTGCGCGTGCGGCACGCGCGCTTCGGCGGATCGGTCTACCTGCTCGAGCCCGACGTGAAGAACGGCGCGGGCGGCCTGCGCGACCTCGACATCGCAGGCTGGGCGGGCAAGGCGCGCTTCGGCGTGCACGAGCTCGACGATCTCGTGCGCGTGGGCGCGCTCCTGCAGCGCGAGTCGGCGGACATCGCCGCCGCGCGCGAGCTGCTCTTCCGCATCCGGAACCTCCTCCACGCGCACGCGGGGAGGCGCAGCGACAGGCTCACGTTCGACGAGCAGGAGTCGATCGCGTCGCTGCTCGGCTACGGCGAGGGCGGCGAGGCCGTCGAGAAGATGATGAGCGCGTACTACCGCAGCGCGCGCATCATCTCGAGCGCGCGGGAGACCATGCTCTCGCGCGCGGCGCCGCTCCTCGGCAAGAAGAAGCCCCGCGAGGAGGACCTCGGCGGCGGCGTGCGCATGTTCGACGGCTGCGTGACGATGAGCGAGCTCGAGCTCGTCACGAAGGAGCCCGCGCTCGCGCTGCGGATGCTCTCGGCGGCCGTCGAGCGCCGCGCGCCGCTGCTCCCGTGGGCGCGCGACGCCATCGCGCGGGCCGCCGCGGATCCTTCCTGGACCGAGAGCCTGCGCGAGAGCCCCGAGGCCGCGCGCCTCTTCTGCGCGCTCGTCTCGACCACCGAGGAGACCCGGCTCAAGCGCGGATCCACGCTCGCGGAGATGCACGACCTCGGGCTCTTGCTCGCGATGATCCCCGAGTTCTTGCCCGTCGTCGGGCGCGTGCACCACGACGTTTACCACGTGTACACGGTCGACGTTCACTCGGTGGCCGCCGTCGACAGGCTCGCGGCGCTCGTGCGCGGCGAGCTCACGGCCGAGCACCCGCTCGCGTGCCGCCTCGCCGCCGAGGCGACGCGCAAGACGATGCTGTTCTTCGCGACGCTCTTGCACGACGTGGGCAAGGCGATCGGCGGCAAGGATCACAGCGTGCGCGGCGCCGACATGGCCGACGTCATCCTGAAGCGCCTCGGCTTCCCGCCCGAAGACGTCGCGGCCGCGTGCCACCTCGTGCGCCAGCACCTCGTCATGTACCACGTCGCGACGCGAAGGGACCTCGACGATCCCGCGACGATCGAGGAGTTCTTGCGCGTGATCCCCGACCGGGACTCGCTCTCCGAGCTCTACCTGCTCACCGTCGCCGACCTCTCCACGACGAGCCCGACGTCGATGACCTCGTGGAAGGCGCGTATGCTCGACGAGCTCTACCTCGCCGCCGATCGCGCGCTCGCGGGCAACCCCGGCGAGGACGAGCGCCTCGCGCGCGCCCAGTCGGCCGTGCTCGAGGCCGCGCGCGCGCTGCTCGTGTCCTCGGAGGAGGAGCGGGCGGCGCGGGAGGCGTTCGTCCCGACGTACCTCGCGTCGATGCCGGAGCGTTACCTGCTCTCGAACGCACCCGCGGCGATCGCCTCGCACGCCGAGCTCGCGCGCAAGCACGGGGGCCGGACGGTCAGCGTCGCGCTCGTCCCGTCGCGGCACCCGCAGGCCGCGGAGATCTGCGTCATCGCCTCCGATCGTCCGGGCCTGCTCGCGTCGATCACCGCGGCGCTCGCGGCCTCGCGCCTCGAGGTGCACGCCGCGCAGATCCACTCGCGCCACCTGCCGGACGGTACGGTCGAGGCCGTCGACCTCTTCTGGGTGCGTGATCGCGCCGAGGGCGTGGAGGGCGTCGCGCGGGCGCTCCCGGGCCTCGTGCGGGACCTCGACGCCGTGCTCGAAGGCCACACGACCACGGCCGAACTCGCGAGCAAGCGCGGCAAGAGCGCGCTTCCGGGCCGCGCCACGCCGCGCGTGCGCACCCAGGTCTCGATCGACGACCGCGCCTCGCCGCGGCACACCGTCATCGAGGTCATGACCCGGGATCGGCCGGGCCTCTTGCATGCCATCTCCGACGCGCTCTACCGCCTCGGCCTCAGCATCGCCGTGGCCAAGATCAACACCGAAGGCATGCGCGCCGCCGACGTGTTCTACGTCAGCGAGGCGGACGGCGCTAAAGTGGCGCCGGGCAAACGCGCGGCCGAGGTGCGGCAACGAATCGAGTCGGTGCTCGAGTCGCTCGAACAAGAAGGAAACAGCGGGCCATGCTCTTCTTACCCTCCTCCTCGCGCAGAGCGATGA